The genomic window ATCTTTTCCGTTGTTTGGTATTTCATCTTTGTTGGTCCAGATAACATCGTCTAAATCTTCGTGGTCGATATCTATACCAGAATCAATTACAGCAACGATAACTTTTTTACCCTTTTTACCTTTAATGATTTCCTCGTAAGCTCTATCTACAGCCATACCCGGAATAGTATCTTTTGCTAAATCTAAATGGCCCCAATTTTTCTTTTCGGCTTCAGTTAACTTTGTAACTTTTAGAGGAGAAGTATCAATATTTTCTACTGGTGTAGATAAAATATCTGCTGTACCACCACAACCCATAAATAGTGCTGAAGAAACAAATAGGTACGCTAATGGTTTAATGTTAAATTTCATTTGTTGATGTTTAGTTTTAATTAAATATTTCTTTACAAGTATAATTTTCGTTTAGTCTTACACCTTTTTCGGTGTGTTTTACAGTTATAATTTCGTTATGAGCATCGTGCTCTAAAAACAGATAAAAATTTTCATCTGCCGCCATGTTCAAAAACTGTTCTTTTTCATCTAAGGTTAGTAATGGCCTTGTATCATAACCCATTACAAATGGTAATGGCAAATGCCCTGCAGTTGGAAGCAAATCTGCCATAAAACAAATGGTTTTTCCTTTATAGTTTATCATAGGAATCATTTGTTTGTCTGTGTGTCCATCTGCAAAGAAAATATCAAAACCTAAGGCAGAATTTTTTAAAATTTTATCATTAGGAAGGTTGGTAAATTTTAATTGCCCACACTCTTCCATTGGAAGAATATTTTCTTTTAAGAAAGATGCTTTTTCTCTTCGGTTCGGTTCGGTTGCCCATTTCCAATGGTCAGCATTGCTCCAAAAATGTGCATTTTTGAATGCTGGCTCGTAACCTGTTCGGTCTTTGTTCCATTGAATACTACCACCACAATGATCAAAATGTAGGTGTGTCATAAACACATCAGTAATATCATCTCTACTAAAGCCATATTTCGCAAGAGACTTATCTATAGAGTCATCTCCCCAAAGATAATAGTAGCCATAAAATTTGTCGTTTTGTTTGTCTCCCATTCCTGTATCAATCAATATTAATCGATCACCTTCTTCAATTAACAAACAACGTGCCGCAATATCTATCATATTGTTATTGTCGGCAGGATTGGTACGTTGCCATAGGGATTTAGGTACTACACCAAACATGGCGCCTCCATCGAGTTTAAAATTACCTGCGTTTATAGGGTATAATTTCATAATTACGCAATTTACCAAATTAGCTTGTAAAACAGAATATCCTTTTGAAATTATTAGGATTTTTACGGTTATAAAAAAAAGGCTATTTTCGAAATGATTTTAAAAACTACGATATGGTTGAATTAGCTGGCATAATTATTCTTGGGATATTAGCACAATGGGTGGCGTGGAAATTTAAAATTCCAGCGATTTTACCATTAATTCTTATAGGTTTATTAGTTGGACCTATTGCAGCCGAATTTATAAATGAAGACGGCACAAAATGGATAGAACCGATCTGGAACGAAGAACAAAAAAAAGGATTATTTCCAGGAGAGGGATTGTTTTATTTTGTGTCTTTAGCTATTAGTATTATTCTTTTTGAAGGTGGACTAACCCTAAAGCGAAGCGAAATAAGAAATGTGGGTCCTGTTATAACTAAGTTGATTACAGTAGGTGCAGCTGTTACTTTTTTTGGCGCAGCAGTGTTAGCACATTATTTATTTGGTTTAAGCTGGGAATTATCTTTTTTATTTTCAGGATTAATTATTGTTACAGGACCAACAGTTATAACACCAATTTTAAGAAATATACCTTTGAAACGCGACGTGTCTACAGTGTTAAAGTGGGAAGGTATTTTGATTGATCCAATAGGAGCCTTGGTTGCAGTATTGGTATTTGAATTTATTTCTATTGAAGGTGAGGCAGGATTTACCAAAACTGCACTAATTGAGTTTGGTAAAATTATCCTCTTCGGAACAACTTTTGGTTTTACATTTGCTCATGCTCTGGTATTTGCTATTAATAAAAAATTCATACCACATTATCTTCTTAATGTGGTGTCCTTATCGGTTGTTCTTTTAGTGTTTATTGAGTCAGAAATTTTTGCTCACGAGTCTGGTTTACTTGCTGTGGTTGTAATGGGAATGGTTATAGGAAACAGCAAGTTAGACAACATTAAAGAGCTACTTTATTTTAAAGAATCCTTAAGCGTATTGTTGATTTCTATTCTTTTCATTCTCTTGGCTGCGAATATTAATTATCAAGATCTAATGCTTTTGTACCGTTGGGAAACTTTAGCGTTATTCTTAGCTGTAGTGTTTGTTATAAGACCTTTAGCGGTATTTGTCAGCGCACAAAGCTCAACACTTAGAACCAACGAAAAAATGTTTATCAGTTGGGTTGGTCCTCGCGGTATAGTTGCTGCTGGTATAGCATCACTTTTTGGAAGTAAGCTTAGCGCAGGAGGTGTTGTTGGCGCAGAATATATTACTCCGTTGGTGTTTATGATTGTGTTAGGAACGGTGTTACTTAATGCCACAACCGCACGTTTGTTTGCAAGAATCTCTGGAGTTTTCTTATCAAAATCTGAGGGAATTTTAATAATAGGAGCGTCGAGGGTTTCTCGTCTTGTTGCTCAATATTTAATTGATAACGGACGACATGTCGTTTTAGTAGACAGCAACCAAAATAACGTTAGCGAAGCCGAAAAAATGGGTATTGAAGCTCATACTGAAAATATTTATTCTGAAACATTACAAGATAATGTAGAGTTTAACGACATAGGTTATTTATTAGCTTTAACAGGAAACGCAGATATAAACCGCTATGCAGTAGAAAAATTTGGAGCTCAGTTTGGTGAAAACGGTTCTTTTAGGTTGGCCTCTAAAGCTGAATTAGAGAATAGCTCTATTTCTCCAGAAGATGGAGTATTTACACTATCCGATGACTTTAATAATCTAATGGAAGTAACCGAAGAATATCCGGAGATACATGAAGTTACAGTAACAGATTTAGAATCTTACCACAATATTTTAGAGAATATAAAATCTGATAAAGATCAAATTCCGTTATTTCTTAAAACAAGTAAAGGCGAAATACACATTATTCCTTCTTTAGATGATGATGTAGAAAAGGAAATTGATGCAAAAAGTCGATTAGTGTATTTGGGAAAGCCATTCTAGAAACTTAAAAAGGTGAGATTTTAAGTTAATTAAAACCTCTACTGAATTAATAAATGATTAATCTTGTAAATCTTTTTAAACACGAATTTACCCACTCGCAAATTGTGATAGTTTTACGATAAACCCTTATCCATCGATTGATGCGATAAGGGTCTCTCACAAATTATGATTATATAAACTAACTTCTTTAGGTTTTTGTAACAGCATCTAACCCTCTTAGATGACTTCCTGATGAGGCACTTACAATTAAACTAAAAGTAGGGGTTAATTAAATAATTTTTGTTTTCATAATTTGTGAATTTTAGTTTGTAGCCTTTACAAGCTTATTGCCTTTTCTTTAAATGAAAAATTAAGGATAAAGTGAGCAAATTGTTTTTATTGAAGAAAAAATTAGTAAAGTCATTTTTAAATTCACCTCCACTTTCGGGTTTATATGTCCACCTATTATGTGCCACAATGTTCGTTTGTATAGCTAAGGACCACCGAGCAGCTAACATTAACTGAAAGCCAGCCACCAAGGCAACGTTAATTCTTGTGATATCAGTTGTAAAACCGTTGAATTTCTCGCTACCAAAACCATAGCCACCAAGCAACCCATAAATTAAACGGACTTCATTCAATGCCGATATGGTTTGAAACATCATTAGACCTAGTTGAAACCCGAATAAATTTTGTGTTTGATCACCAATACTTGCCCCATTATAATCAATACCTAAAGAGCCATATAGAGCAGAGCGTTGAAAAAGTTTTAACCTGTAATAATAAGCTGCTTGTAAGCACCATAATGTTTCATCTTCACCCAACCCCAAACCAGCTCCAACACCTAACATCTGCATTGCAAATACAATGTCGTTTGGGCTGACTTGTTCATTGAATTTTTCACTAAGTTCAAGTCGGTTTTCCAATTGAGTTCTAAAATCTTCAAGAATAGACTCTGTATCTAGGGTAATGAAATCGCCCGAAGTTATCTCCTTTTTATCTAGATTAAAGTCAGTAAACTGTTCTGATTGCGCATTGAGTTTTGTGCATATAAGCAGTATAGCTATACCTAATACACATGAGAGTTTTGTTTTCATAATACATGGTTTTAAATTGACATCAGTAAAACTAGGAGAAGAGGACCCTTAAGAACAATACCAGAGTTCAGGTATATTTGACTTTGTATAAAAATATAGAGGCTTTTATATATATAAAAGCCTCTACCCTCAAGATAATAATCAATTTAAAACATACATCTTGATGATTTTTTATCATGAGATTGATTAATAGCAAAAGATAAAACTAAGCCTGAAAAAGAATTAATTCAATACCAGAATTCAGGTAGATTTAAATATTAGGAAACGTAATATTTATAGAAGTGCCTTTTCCTATTACCGAATCAATCTCTAAGGTTCCTCCTATTTGATTGATTCTCGATGTCATATTTTTAAGACCCAAACCAAGACTCGTATTATTCAAATTAAAACCGTTTCCATTATCTTCTATAATAATACTCGAATAGTCTTCATGACCGACAAGCTGAATATTTATGTGTGTTGCATCAGCATGTTTAATAATGTTATTTATGGCTTCTTGTAGTACACGATACAGTTGTGTTTCTAGATTTTCGTCGAGTTGTTTCGGAAAATTATAACTGCTAAAGTCTAGGGTAAGCGATGTTTGTTTAGATAGGCTATTTGCTAAATCTGAAGCAGCATGTTCAAAACCAATAAAGGTTAAATCCGAAGGGGATACTTCATGAGACAAATTTCTTATATCATTACAAATGGTGTCAATGGCATCGTTTATAGCATTGTCGTTGAGCTTTTCGGAAATAAAACGCTTTAGATAGCCCAATTGACTGCCAATATTATCGTGCAATTCTTTACTGATGCGCTTTCTTACTTTATCTTCTCCATGTATAAAAGCAGTAAGGTTCTTTTTTTCTTCGACAATGAGTTTTTCTGATAAAGAATTGCGTTCATCATATATACTCTTTACCATATAGATTATTGTAAAGGTTAGAAAAATAATTTCTAAAAATGACGAATAAAAGAGAATAGGCAATCCATAGATCATGGTGTTTATAAGACCATAACTATGATAAAGGATTGTAGTACACACTCCAATTATCATGAACAAATAAGCAAAGGCAAAAAGAGAAGACCTTTTAAAATTAGTCTTAAAATATTTTACAATTTCTATAACAACCAGTTCGAGCATTACTATAAATATGACGTACCAAAGATTCATGAATACTTGAATATATTTCTCGAAAACACCTGTAAAAGCAAAATGTATCAACAACCTAACCGATACAAGAATTATTAGTAACACATCTACCGCTTTCTTAAGCTTAGGCATAAATGTTTTGGTTTCTAGAATTTTTTGTGAAAAAACGACAAAGAGCAATAGCGATATTTCACTGAACAAAACATAGTGTTTGTATTTATCGAAAACATCATTTTCGCTCAAAAATATTTGAGAAAATATACCAGTATAAGCACTTATAAATAGGCCAAGAAAAATAATGTAGAGCGCATAAATGAGGTAGCTGCCCTTTCTTAAAATAAAGAAGACAAACACACTGAACAAAATTGATAAAACACTGATGCCAAAATAGATGCCAATTATAGTTTGTTGAATGGAATTTTGCTTACTAAAGGCCTGAAAACCCTTCAAGAAAATAGTAGTTACCAAAGGCTTACCCGATTCTTTCTTTAGTTCAATTTTATAGGTGGCAACTTCATAGGGTTTTAGCTTTATCGGAAACGCAAAAAGCCTATGCGCGATAGGTCTTTTAGACACTGGATAATCAATACCAGTATTGTCAATTGGCTGAAACAACAGGTTGCTTTTTTTTAACAGAACTATGCCTCTAATTAAGGCGTTGGTAAACTCTAACACCAAATCTTTACTATTGTTTTCTGTGTTTTTTACACAGAATTCTACGGTATTATATTCCTTTTCAAACCCGAAATAGAAAAAGTTACTTCGATTGTTAGATTTTAGTCCGTTTACTTTTGAAAAAAGCCTAATGTTTTCTTTTTGAAAACCCGATCCCAAATAAAGCGTATCCACATTTTGGGCGTTAATTTTAAAAAATAAACTCAAGGCCAAAAACAATAAACTCCAAACCAGTTTATGAAAGCAAATTCTTTTCATTTACAAAAGTTATTAGATCTATTGAGTTATGAATATTAAGCTTTTTAAAAATATTTTTTTTGTGTGTTTCTACAGTATGAGGACTAATAAACAAGGTTTTCGCAATTTGTGGCACATTATAGCCTTTTATCAGCTCTGCTATAATTTCTTTTTCTCTTCGCGTAAGTTTTATTTTTTCTGTAAAACCATCGGTTTCATTAATAGTAATGGTTACACCTTTGCCAATATAAAAGGTTTTCTTTTCAGAAACACTATCTAAGGCTTTAAGCAAATCCTCTGAAGAACAATTTTTTAACAAGAAACCATCACCACCACATTGCTTCACTTTTTTTACAATACTTTCTTTATTGTACATAGTAAGTATTACTACCTTTATTTCAGAGTTGAGAAGCTTAATATCACTAAGTATATCCAGACCATTTTTATTTGGTAGATTAAGGTCTAGAAGAAGAATATCTGGTAATTTTTCCTTGACAATTGACAAAACTAAATCACCATCTTTGACATAATCTAAAACAGTATAATCGTTTTGATTGTCAAAAATTGAAATCAAGCCATCAATAACAATTTGATGGTCTTCACAGATGAGTATTTTTTTTGGTTGGCTTTTCATAAGACAAAAACCTACCAAACAAGATACTAAAAAGAAATTAAGAATTAATCGTTAAGCTTTAAAACAGCCATAAATGCTTGCTGAGGGATTTCTACGTTACCTACTTGGCGCATACGTTTTTTACCCTTTTTCTGCTTTTCTAGAAGTTTACGTTTACGCGAAATATCACCACCATAACACTTAGCAGTTACATCTTTACGAAGTGCTTTAATGGTTTCACGAGCTATAATTTTTGCTCCAATTGCAGCTTGTACTGGAATGTCAAATTGTTGTCTTGGTATAAGCTCTTTTAGTTTTTCGGTCATCTTTTTCCCAATAGTATAAGCGTTATCCGCATGTACTAAGGCTGAAAGGGCATCCACAGTTTGCGCGTTTAATAAGATATCTACTCGTACTAACTTAGAAGCGCGCATACCAATTGGCGAATAATCAAAAGACGCATAACCTTTAGAAACTGTTTTTAAGCGATCATAAAAATCGAATACAATCTCCGCTAAGGGCATATCAAAGCTTAATTCAACACGCTCAGTTGTTAAATAGGTTTGGTTGGTGATTTGTCCACGTTTTTCTATACAAAGACTCATTACAGGACCAACAAAGTCAGCTTTAGTAATGATGGTAGCTTTAATGTAAGGTTCTTCAACACGGTTTAATGTTGAAGGTTCTGGTAAATCTGATGGATTGTTAACAATAACAATCTCATCAGGATTTTTGTTGGTAAAGGCATGGTAACTTACGTTTGGTACAGTAGTAATTACTGTCATATCAAACTCACGTTCCAAACGCTCTTGGATAATTTCTAAATGAAGCATACCAAGGAAACCACAACGGAACCCAAAACCTAAGGCCGCAGAACTCTCAGGTGCAAATACTAAGGACGCATCATTAAGCTGAAGTTTTTCCATAGAGGCACGTAGCTCTTCATAATCTTCAGTATCAACAGGGTAAATACCCGCAAATACCATAGGTTTTACATCCTCAAAACCAGAAATAGCATTTTTAGTTGGCTCCTTTGCATCGGTAATTGTATCACCAACTTTTACTTCACGAGCATCTTTAATTCCTGTAATAAGATACCCAACATCACCAGCTTTAATTTCTTGTTTTTTTACCTGCGTAAGTTTTAAAGTCCCTACCTCATCAGCAAAATAGTTTTTACCAGTAGCAATAAACTTAATGTTTTGCCCTTTTTTAATGGAGCCATTTATAACCCTAAAATACGTTTCTACACCTCTAAAAGGGTTGTAAACCGAATCAAAAATAAGCGCTTGTAAAGGCTCGTTAGGATTACCTTGCGGAGCAGGAATACGCTCAATGATTGCCTCTAAAATATCTTCTACACCAAGACCTGTTTTTCCACTGGCAGGAATAACCTCAGAAGGATCGCAGCCCAATAAATCTACAATATCATCGGTTACTTCTTCAGGATTAGCACTTGGTAAATCTATTTTATTCAAAACAGGAATGATTTCTAAATCATTTTCTAAAGCCAAGTACAGGTTAGAAATGGTTTGTGCCTGTATACTCTGTGCCGCATCAACAATAAGAAGAGCACCTTCACAAGCAGCAATAGAACGAGAAACTTCGTATGAAAAATCTACGTGACCAGGAGTGTCGATAAGGTTAAGAATATATTGTTCGCCCTTGTAATTATATTCCATCTGAATAGCATGAGACTTTATGGTAATGCCGCGCTCGCGCTCTAAATCCATATTGTCTAGCAACTGATCTTGCTTTTCTCTATCGGTTACAGAACCTGTAAAATCGAGCAATCGATCAGCAAGTGTACTTTTTCCGTGGTCTATATGTGCAATGATGCAAAAATTGCGAATATTCTTCATTTCTCTTTTTCTAAAGCGACATTAAGTGTGCAAATATAATCGATTTCTTATGCTTTATAACAACAAAAAATAACAATTAAACACCGATAAACTACGCAAAAACCATAATATAAAGTAAAAAACAATGTTTATATTGCGGATACAAACCTAACTAATGATTGTTTACCTACGTTCTCTTTTTTGCACAATTCTTTTTGTGCTTTCATTTGGTGCTTATGCTCAGAATTTCTCCATTTTAGGTAAGGTAATTGATGCTGAAAATACAGCAATTGAATTGGCTAATGTCATCCTTTTACAGGGGGAAGAAAGAGAGTTTTTAATAGGAACGTCAACAGATGACAACGGCTATTTTAATTTGGTTAACCTATCAAAAGGCACATATTATCTTAAAGTAAGCTTTATTGGACTCAAAGAATTTGAGCAAAAAATTGTACTCACAGGAAACTTAGACTTAAAAACTATAATTCTTAACGAGACACCTGAAAGTTTAGACGAAGTTACTATTGTTGCCAAGAAACCAACAATCACTAGAAAACCAGATCGCTTAGTTTTTAATGTTGAAAATACAGCGCTGGTAGAAGGGTCTACGCTTGGTGTTCTTAAAAGTACGCCAGGTATCATTGTAAGTGAGGGAGGTATTAATATTAAAAGTGCACCAGCAGCAATTTATATTAATGAACGCAGAGTACAGCTAACATCAGATGAGTTAATGCAATTGCTAGAAAGCGCGCCTGCTAACAGTATAAAATCAGTTGAGGTTATTACTAACCCACCAGCGAGTTACGATGCAGATAGCGGTTCGGTAATAAATATTGTAATGAGTAAAAATTTGGTAACAGGCTATAGAGGAAATGTGTTTACAAATTATACACAAGGAGTATTTCCAAGGTACAATGCAGGCACTAGTCATTATTTTAAAAATGACGACATTAATCTAAACTTAAACTACAGCTACACCAATCAAAAGATTAACAGAGATCAGGATGATGCCGTAAATTATTTGAATAATAATGGAGATATTGATGAAATCTGGAAATCTAATGTGAATAGAAACACCTGGTCAGAAACCCATAATCTTAATCTTAATTTTGATTATTTTATTGACGAACGCAACACATTAAGCCTTACAAGCACAGGTTTGTATACGCCATATTTTAAATACAAAATTAATAACAATACCAATATTTTTGATGCTAATAATAATTTCTCATCAAGCTTTATGGCAGATAACTTGTCTAGAGATAATAAGTACAATATTGGGACAGATGTCATCTTTAAGCATGATTTTAAAAATGAATCGAGTTTAACTTTTAACGCTCATTACACAATCTATGATTATGAGCGTAAACAAAATGTGTTTCAAGACGAACCTATAGATAGTAATGATTCTCAATTTAACACCCTTGCAAATCAAGACACTCAAATTATTACTGGCAAGATTGATTATAGTTTACCAATCACCGAAACGTCAATTTTCGATGTTGGTGTAAAATATTCTAACGTTAACACTAATAGTGATATAACAAGAATAGATATCATTAATGGCAACGAGGTGGTAAATATGGAGAATTCAGATGCTTTTAAATATGACGAAAATGTTTATGCTGCCTACACCAACTATAGCAAGACTTGGGATAAATGGAATATGAATATTGGATTAAGAGTAGAACAAACCAATATTGAAGGGACATCAATATCATTAAATGAAACAAATTCACAAGATTACTTTAATTGGTTTCCTAATGCCAGTTTAACACACAGTATTTCTGATGATGTAAGTATTACAGCTAATTACAAAAGAAGTATTACCAGACCAAGCTATACAAACCTAAACCCATTTACTTTTTTTCTAAATGAAAATACTGTGGTTTTAGGAAATCCTAATTTACTGCCAACCTATACTGATGACTATAAGGTAAGTATAGACTTTTTAAAGAACTTTACGCTTTCAGCCTACTACTTAAATTTCGATGGAGGAATAGAGGAATTGCCTAGACAAAATAATGAAACTAACGTTATAGCTTATACGCCCACCAATTTAGATAAGCGCGTAGATTATGGTTTTGATTTAGAGTTTAATTATTATTTGTCAAACAGGTTTAGTATTTATGCTGTTTCTTCTACCTATAATGTTAAAGAAGAAGTAAATTTTGGAGAAGGCTTTATTAAACAAAACCAATGGTCTCAGTTGTTTATTTTATCTCCTGGTTTGTCGCTTCTTAAAGATAATAGTTTAAATATTAATGCTACATTTTGGTGGGTTGGAAGAAATCTTCAGAGTTTGCAAACTGTAGAAGATAGGTTAATATCAACACTTAGTATTTCAAAATCTTTATTAAAAGACAACGCAGTATTATCTTTAAGCGTAGAGGATATTTTTAATATGCAAGATTACGATGCGTCTATTAACTATCTCAATCAATCAAGTACAAGATTTATAAATTCAGACAATAGGTTTATCAAGTTGGGCTTCAGCTATAAATTTGGAAACACAAAACTTAATACTAACGAACGTAGAACCTCAGAAGAAGAACGCGATAGATTAAAAGACCTAAACTAATCTTGCCACTCGGCAATAAACAAATTAGTATCTCTTGTACCACCGTTATTTCGGTTAGAAGAAAAGATCAAATATTTACCATCATTAGAAAACACAGGGAAAGCCTCAAAGGTATTGCCGTGTGTTACTCGTTTTAGATTTTTCCCATCAATATCAATCATATAAAGATTAAATGGGAACCCTATTTCACTTTCAAAATTAGAAGAGAATAATATTTTTTCTCCACTTGGATGAAAAAACGGACTCCAATTGGCATTTCCTAAATCCGTCAGTTGTCTCATATCGCTACCATCGGCATTACATATAAAAAGTTCCATGTCACTTGGTTCTACTAAACCTCTGGCTAATAAATCTTTATATTCTTTTTGTTCTTTTTCTGTTTTTGGGCGAGATGCTCTAAAAATAAGCTTACTTCCATCTGGAGAAAAGAATGCTCCACCATCGTAACCAAGCTCGTTAGTAATTTGTTTTACGTCTGTACCATCTAAATTCATAGTGTACAGTTCTAAATCTCCGCTTCTGGTAGATGTAAATACAATTTTGTCACCTTTAGGAGATACTGTTGGCTCAGCATCATAACCATCTTCAAAGGTTAATTGCTTTACTATATTTCCTTCCAAATCAGAAACAAAAATGTCGTAAGTATCATAGATTGGCCATATATATTTACCGTTTTCTTTAACAGGAACGTCAGGACATTCATCACCACCCAAATGTGTTGAAGCATAAATAATGTGCTTGTTATCTGGTAAAAAATAAGAGCAAGTGGTTCTTCCTTTTCCTGTGCTTACCATTGGTGGCGCAATACTGTCTGAAAGTGTTTCGTCTGCATTCATCAAAAACATTTGGTCGCAATTAACTCCCCATTTTGCACTATTAGACTGAAAAACCAATTGTTTGTCATCAAAACTCCAATAAGCCTCAGCATTATCGCCTCCAAAAGTAACTTGTCGTAAAGTTTTAAAGTTAGTTTCTTCAGGATAAATCAAAGATTCATTCATCTTTGTAGCTCCAGAATAACCATCTGTCTCAGACGATTTTTTGTCATTTTTACAAGATAAAATCGAAATACAAATAACAAGAATAACAGTAAGTCTGTTCATGATATATAATTATAATATATGGGCATTAATACTTAATTTTGCAAAAATAAGATTTAGTGATGAAAAATATAGTGTTTTTGTTTCTTTTAGTAAGCATGTTTGCTTGTAAGGAAGCGCCTAAGGTTGCAGAAAATAATATTAAAGAAGATGTTTACTTTTTAGCTGATGACAAGCTAGAAGGTCGCCAAACCGGAACTGAAGGTGAGAAAAAAGCATCGGAATATATTGTTAAACGTTTTAAAGAGATAGGTCTAGAAGCAAAAGGAACCGAAGGCTATTTACAATCGTTTTCATTTAAACCAAAAACAGACCCTCATAAGGAAGTGGAGTTTACAACCAATGCAGACAGCACCATAACCGGAAATAATGTTATAGGTTTTATTAACAACAATGCAGAGAAAACCATTGTAATTGGTGCGCACTACGACCATTTAGGTTACGGTGGAGAAGGCTCACTTTACAGAGGTGAAGAAAAAGCTGTACACAACGGTGCAGATGATAACGCAAGTGGTGTTGCTGTAATGCTAAATTTAGCCGAGCGTCTAAAAGTCAAGAACGATAACGCTGAAATAAAAGATAAAAACAACTATTTATTTATGTCATTTTCCGGAGAGGAAATGGGCTTATTGGGTTCAAACTATTTTTCTAAAAATCCAACTATCGATGCTAAATCTATAAACTACATGATCAACATGGATATGGTTGGACGCTTAAAAGCAGATAGCACTTTAGCGGTATATGGTTTAGGAACATCTCCGATGTTTAAGCAAACTATAAAATCAAATAATGACAAATTTAAGTTGGTTGAAAATGAAAGTGGAGTAGGACCAAGCGATCATACGTCTTTTTATCTTATAGATGTTCCGGTATTGCATTTCTTTACTGGTCAGCACGAAGATTACCATAAACCAGCCGACGATTCAGAGAAGTTGAATTATGAAGGAATGAACCTAATTTCGGATTACATTTTTGATATCATTTCAGATTTAGACGATAATGGAGAGCTAGTCTTCAGAAAAACTAAAAACGAAAGCGAAGAAACACCGCGATTTAAGGTGGGATTAGGTGTTGTGCCAGACTATTTATATGATGGAGAAGGTATGCGTATTGATGGCACAAGAGAAGAAACACCAGCATTTAATGCAGGTTTACAAAAAGGCGATATAGTTGTGAAACTGGGAGACAGTACAATAACAGATATGATGAGTTATATGCGAGCTTTATCTGTTTTTGAAAAAGGAGATGAAGCGGCTATAACTGTTAAACGTGGTGAGGAGACCATTGATACAAAAGTGAATTTTTAGAAATAGTTACTGAGAAAAAACAATAGTATGCTCTTTTTAGTGCTGCTATCCAATTATCAAG from Winogradskyella sp. MH6 includes these protein-coding regions:
- a CDS encoding M28 family peptidase, with the protein product MKNIVFLFLLVSMFACKEAPKVAENNIKEDVYFLADDKLEGRQTGTEGEKKASEYIVKRFKEIGLEAKGTEGYLQSFSFKPKTDPHKEVEFTTNADSTITGNNVIGFINNNAEKTIVIGAHYDHLGYGGEGSLYRGEEKAVHNGADDNASGVAVMLNLAERLKVKNDNAEIKDKNNYLFMSFSGEEMGLLGSNYFSKNPTIDAKSINYMINMDMVGRLKADSTLAVYGLGTSPMFKQTIKSNNDKFKLVENESGVGPSDHTSFYLIDVPVLHFFTGQHEDYHKPADDSEKLNYEGMNLISDYIFDIISDLDDNGELVFRKTKNESEETPRFKVGLGVVPDYLYDGEGMRIDGTREETPAFNAGLQKGDIVVKLGDSTITDMMSYMRALSVFEKGDEAAITVKRGEETIDTKVNF